Genomic DNA from Patescibacteria group bacterium:
AATATAATCCAACAAAATTTTAATTAAGAGCTCAGCTCCTAATTCAGAAAGCTTATTTTGCAGTTCTGAAAAATTTTCGTTATTTAGAATATATTTTTGGCATTTGATTATTGCGCCGTGATCCATCTGATTATCTGTAAGCATTATACAAACTCCTGTTTGCTTGTCATTGTTTAAAATAGCTGTTTGAATAGGGGAGGGACCGCGGTATTTTGGCAATAAAGACGGGTGGACATTTAAACAGCCGTATCGCGGAATATTTAAGATCGCTTGCGGAATAATTTGCCCATAAGACGCCATTATAAAAATATCAGGATTTAACTTTTTAATTTTATCTTTTATTGTTATTATTTTACGCGGTTGCAGTATTTTTAATTTATATTCTTTTGTTGCTATTTTTATTGGAGAAGAAGCTAAAATCTTTTTTCTCCCAGCCGGCTTGTCAGGCTGTGTGATCACAGCTATTGGCAAAACTATCTGCTCTTTAATTTTTCTTAATATTGGAACCGCAAACTCTGAGGTTCCAACAAAAATAATTTTTAATTTTTTTATTTTTTCTATTTTTTCTTCTTGATTAATATTTTTAAGAATTGCCAAGAAATACGCCATTTTATTGTCTATGTCTTTTTCTTTTACAAGCCCCCAAATTCGCCTTATGTATTGATTATTGTATCTTTTGCACAGGTTCATTAAAATCGCGACATCTTTTCTGCTTTTTAATTTTCCAAAAGATTCAGCTATTTCCACCGCCAAAAGCTGATGCAAAGTTTTTGGCCCGCGCTTGTCTTGTTTTTCTTGTTTTATTTTGTTTTTGATTAAATTTTTCAAATTTTCAGACATAAAAATTTTCCCCATTTGAAAAAGGGGGATCTGCCAGCCGGCGGAAGGGGATTTTAAAATAGAAACTATAATATAATCTAAAAATCCTCCAGCCTCCTTTTGCAAGAAAGAACTAAAAAAATTTAAATCGTTTTAAAATTCATTACCAAATAACCTACACCGAATGGAGCTTCATAAGATAAAAATTGAGGTTCGCATTTTATTTCATTTAAAGCGCCTGCGAGAATCACAAACGATCTTAAACCGCATTCTTTTGCTTCTTCTATTAATTTTTTATCTAAATTCAATAATTTTTTATATTCGCGCTTTTCCAATATTGATATTATTTTTTTGTCAAAAATTTTACCTTTTGGAGAATACTCAGCTGGCGCGCCTATTGTTAAACAATGCGACAAATCACCAGATGCTATTAAGGCAATTCTTTTATTGCTGCGCACAATTGTCTTTTTTAAATATTTTCCAAATTCAAAATGGTCGGGATAATCTAAAAGAGAATAGGCTATAGGCACTATTTTAATTTTTGGCAAATTTTTAGCAAGATAATAAAGAGGAACCAATGTTCCATGGTCAAGCGACGGCTCATTTATTAATTTAATCGGCAAATTTTTTAATTCAGCTCTTACTTTTATTTTGTTGATAAAAGTAATGTCTGGTTCAAATTCAAATTTACTGTCCAAATCACCGAAATTTTGAAAATCGCCGTAATATTTTTCACTAATTTGCACAATAAAAGCATCTGCTTGCACTAATCCGTGCGGAGAAATAATAATAATAATATCTGGCTGTGAAGCGTAAAGTTCGCTTGCGAGACGCTCCATTGCTTGTTTTGTCTTCGCGATTTGATCTAAATTGTCTTTGCCAATTGATGGAATTAATATTGGCGGATGAGGGGTAATTGCTGAAAAAATTAACATAAAATTATAATAATTAAATTATAAATATTTTAAATCCCGGCGATTTTGACTTCTTTATTTTCTGAATCCAAATCTATTATCGCGCCTATTAAATGAATTTCCAGCGTTCTATTATTAACTTCAATTATATTCTTCCATTTATACCCTAAGGAATTAAAGGTTTTTTCTGAAACAATCGGTCTTTTATATCCATTTGAAATCACATAAACAACAGGGCTTGTTGATGATTTTATAAGTTCTCTGTCTTGAATTTTAACAGGAGCTGTTGTTGGATAATTTGCCAGATCTTCTTCTGAAACAGGAATTATTTTTTTGCTTGGAAAATTTATTTCCATTATTATTTTACTCCAGATTGGCTGTTTTTTGCCGTTAATAACAAAATATATACCGCCAGTCTTTTTACTTTGCAACAAAGCGCCTGCTGGATAAACATCTTTTTCTGTTATTTTATTGCCAACCGTATAATTTTTTAAATCAGCTTCTTTAACGTCAATTATTTCATCCGCGTTAAATCCGATTTTTCTAAACACTTCGCTTGATTCTACCTTTCTTACAACATCATCAACCAACAAATATGTTATTTTTTTAGAGCGGAGCAGTGAATAGTTAGAAAATTTAATTGGTTTGCCTATTTTATAAGCGTCTAAATCGCTTTGCTCAACATCAACAACCCTATCAAGAGAATATCTTGAAATTAAAGCTGATTTTGTAAGAAAAGGCCTTTTTTTGCCGTCCTGCAACAGATAAACTCCTTGTTCGCCTTTTTTTCTTAAAAGAGATCCGTCAGGAAAAATTTTGGCCTTAGAAGGAAAATAATCATTATATATTTTCCAAAAATTATAATTGCCGTAATAAACATGAGGCGTGTAAGTGTAAAGCGCGGCTGTCGCTTTATTCTCTGGCGTAACAATATCTATTGTTGCCGAGTCTGTATTATGGCGTTTAAAAATGTAAGTTTCTCCAGTTTGATATCTATTTGGATAATCTTTTGGGTCATCGTCTAAATATGCCCTAAATTGAAGGTACGCGCTATTTATCTGCTTAAAAAAACTATTCCATCGCGGATTACATCCTCCGCTGTCAGGGCATCCATAGCCTAAAGCGGCGCTTAATTGCCTTTCTGTCGGCGTTGGATCTGTAATTAGGCTTTGTTCTTTTTGTAACAGCGTGAGCATAAATTGAGGATTCAATCTGTTTTCTTGCGATAAAGTATAAATTACTTCCGATGCCTTTCTCTGTTCCCCAGCTTTATCTTCGCAAACATAATTTTTTAATATTCCTTCTCGTTGGTTTAAAAAAATTTCAATATCTTTAAAATCCATTGATTTATAATTATTCAGCTCTTCATCAGACAAAATATAATTAGGATCAAATGTTGTTGAGGCAATTGATAATAGGGGAGAGAGAAAATAGCTGATCGTGAATAACACAATAAAAGTTTTTTTGATTGGCATATTTTTTAATTTTAACTGTAAGATATACTAGCGTTGTTTACACTTTTTGTCATTCCGGAAAATAGATTTTCTAAGCGAGCCTGCGATCTTTTAGAAAATCATTTATCCGGAATCTATAGCTTCAATTGATTTGTGGTTATATATAGCGTAGATTCCGGATAAGTTAATTTCTTACGACTCGCAAGCTCGTCAAGAAATTATACTTTCCGGAATGACAACCAAGAAGAATTTTTCAAAAAGTGTAAATAAGGCTCTTAATTCTTACATCTTAACTTAATTTATCTTTATCATAATAATAGCAAAATTTAATTTTAATAGCAAGACAAGTCATATAAGCATATAAACAATTAAATTATTAGTCATTAGTCATTAAATTTTAAACATTTTAGTAAAAAAAGAGACAACATAATGGCCGTCTCTATAAAATAAAATATTTTTTAATCTAAATTTAATTACAGGATCCAGAGGCGTTAGCTGACACTTCGCCAAGTTTTTGCTCGCATTCTTTAGGCTGTGTGTTAAATGCTTTGCAGATTGCTGTTTTATAATTTTCAGGAGCTCTTCCGCCTTGATACTGTATTCCGTTTATGACTAAAGCAGGAGATCCTTTAATACTATATTTTTTATTTAATTCCACCTCTTTTTCTAATAAAGCCTCAGCTTCACTGTCTAAACAAGAGCTTATTTTAGAAATGTTAATTCCTAATTTTTCAGCTGAATCATCCCAGCAATCATTTATATTTTTCAAATTACAATCTTTATTCACGGCGTCAATATAATCCCAAAACTTACTTTTGTTGTATTTATAAATGCACATTTCCCTGACATTCTGTTTTAATTCATCAATTCCGTGCATAGAACAATATTTATCGTCTTTGTCCAAACAAAGTTCTGGCCCTCCGCCTTTATAATTTGAATAAATTACATAATGAGGCTCAATTTCAACGCTGTTTGCTAAAAGCCGCGCTACTGGAGAAATCCCGTCTTCGGCTTGATTGCCAAAAGGGCAGTAGCTCATTGTGAATAATTCAACTTTCGGCTTATCTGTTTTAGGGGTATCAACCGTTGGCTGTTGTTGATTATTAGTTGCCTGTTTTGCTATTTCAGCTCTTTTTTCTTCTATATTAATCGCGTCTGGCAAAAATAACTTTCCGTCTTTTGTAATATACAAAGTTGATGTCGCTGTTTTGTCGCTTTGATTTGTAACAAGAGCTGTTATAGCGTATAATCCGCTTTTTTCTTCGCTGTTTGTAATTTCTATATTTTTAATCCCTCTAGAATAAACTTCATTAATAAAATCTTTTAATTCTACTCCTGCTTCTTCCGCGTTTATTGTGTTTGCTTTATTTTTATCTGTTATAATATTTTGGACATTGCCTTTGTTAATCAGCAATATTACTATTACTATTAAAAGAAAAACAAATAAAATCATCCAAAAATTAAAACCTTTTGTTTTTTTTGTTTTTGTTTTTTTTGTTTTTAACGATTTCAGTGATGTATAATCGCTCATAAAAATATAAATTTAAAATAACAAATAGAAACAAAATATTATTTACTATCTGTTTTTTTTAATTATTTAGATTAAATATATTTTATATTATAATACAAATTTTTATTTTTGCAAATTTCAACTGGCTTGTTTTAAACTTCTTATAATTTCATCGATATTTCCTTCCATAATTTTTGGCAAATTATGCCATGTTTTTTTGATTCTATGGTCAGTAATTCTATCTTGCGGAAAATTATAAGTGCGAATTTTTTCACTGCGATCTCCGCTTCCTATTTGCGATTTTCTTTCATCAGCAAGCGCTTGATGCTCTTTTTCTTTTTTATCGGCAAGAACTCTTGAACGCATTATTTGCATTGCTCTTTCCCTGTTTTGAAGCTGTGATCTTTCGTCTTGGCATGAAA
This window encodes:
- a CDS encoding thioredoxin domain-containing protein, coding for MSDYTSLKSLKTKKTKTKKTKGFNFWMILFVFLLIVIVILLINKGNVQNIITDKNKANTINAEEAGVELKDFINEVYSRGIKNIEITNSEEKSGLYAITALVTNQSDKTATSTLYITKDGKLFLPDAINIEEKRAEIAKQATNNQQQPTVDTPKTDKPKVELFTMSYCPFGNQAEDGISPVARLLANSVEIEPHYVIYSNYKGGGPELCLDKDDKYCSMHGIDELKQNVREMCIYKYNKSKFWDYIDAVNKDCNLKNINDCWDDSAEKLGINISKISSCLDSEAEALLEKEVELNKKYSIKGSPALVINGIQYQGGRAPENYKTAICKAFNTQPKECEQKLGEVSANASGSCN
- the amrB gene encoding AmmeMemoRadiSam system protein B, encoding MLIFSAITPHPPILIPSIGKDNLDQIAKTKQAMERLASELYASQPDIIIIISPHGLVQADAFIVQISEKYYGDFQNFGDLDSKFEFEPDITFINKIKVRAELKNLPIKLINEPSLDHGTLVPLYYLAKNLPKIKIVPIAYSLLDYPDHFEFGKYLKKTIVRSNKRIALIASGDLSHCLTIGAPAEYSPKGKIFDKKIISILEKREYKKLLNLDKKLIEEAKECGLRSFVILAGALNEIKCEPQFLSYEAPFGVGYLVMNFKTI
- the fmt gene encoding methionyl-tRNA formyltransferase; amino-acid sequence: MSENLKNLIKNKIKQEKQDKRGPKTLHQLLAVEIAESFGKLKSRKDVAILMNLCKRYNNQYIRRIWGLVKEKDIDNKMAYFLAILKNINQEEKIEKIKKLKIIFVGTSEFAVPILRKIKEQIVLPIAVITQPDKPAGRKKILASSPIKIATKEYKLKILQPRKIITIKDKIKKLNPDIFIMASYGQIIPQAILNIPRYGCLNVHPSLLPKYRGPSPIQTAILNNDKQTGVCIMLTDNQMDHGAIIKCQKYILNNENFSELQNKLSELGAELLIKILLDYIDEKIKLRKQNHKKAIYTKILTRDNGKINWNKKAKKIEAQTRALYPWPGCWSRMESGKRVKIIQVSILNKKHKSRKLGELFLLPNKKTAIQCGQGTLILEKIQVEGKKQTDGKNFLQGNKKIKLV